Below is a window of Phormidium ambiguum IAM M-71 DNA.
GGCTTTGATAGCCATTTTTCCATTAATTACACCACGAGGTTCATATCCACGTTCACTTAACAAAGTGGATAAAAGTCGTAAGTTTTCAGGTTGATCGTCAACGAGTAAGATATACCCTTTATCTGCTGCTGTTTGATTGTCATTCATTACAAATTTTCTCGGTTAATTTAGTAATTTCATTAAAAGGGGAAGCTTGTTAAAGCAATCTTGGAAATTTTCTCTCCAAGATTTAGCTATAATTTACTCTTCAGTATTGCTCAGAACGCTCTGACAAAATTTTTAATTTGTAAAGTCTCACAATTATGAAGTAGCTTTTTCAATCTAGTAGACATTTGAATGGAAATTAAGCTAAAGTGGTAATGAGTTTGTTTTATCAGATATGAAGTGCTAAATCTAGTCAAGAACAGTAAACAGGAGTGGTTAATTGGCTTGTGATATTAGCATAAGTAAAGTAAGACGCATAAAGTATATATGAGTGATTTACCTAATGAGGGAAGATTGGTAAATATGCAAAATCAAGTGACTGTTAAACCAATTAGGTCTTTAGAGGATGCCTTAGATAAGTGCCAAGCTATGGGGATGCGCTTGAGTCGTCAGCGTCGCTTTATTTTAGAATTGCTTTGGCAAGAACAAGAGCATCTGTCAGCCCGTGAGATTTATAATCGTTTAAATCAACAGGGAAAAGATATTGGTCATACTTCAGTCTATCAAAATTTAGAAGCTTTATCTGCTCAAGGAATTATTGAGTGCATAGAGCGATCGGATGGTCGTTTGTATGGCAATATTAGTGATTCTCACAGTCATGTTAATTGTGTGGACACGAATCAAATTTTGGACGTTCATATTGAATTACCAGAAGAGATTATTAAGTTAGTCGAAGCACAAACTGGGGTAAAAATTATTGATTACACGATTAACTTTTTTGGTTATCGTGCTGCGGAATCGTCAGAATCTTAATTTGCCAGCAAGTTAATTGAATTAATTTTTATTCCAAATACATTGTTTCATCGTTATCTAAATCAGTTTCGTGGGCAATGAGAGTCCGATCGCCTGAGTCATCATTAATTACTAATAAAGTTGAATCAGGCTGTACTGTTTCAAAAGTTATATTAGCGCTTGAGGTGATGTTACGTCGCATACTTGTATCTAAGTTAGCTAAAGCTAGTTGACAAGCTTGATATTGCTGAATGGAGAACAAAGCGCCACTTTTTTCTGCTAAATCTCGAATTTCTTGCTCCATTTTGGCTTCAAACAAACAAGCATTGGTTAAACTTGCTAGTTGCAGATTTGCGCCTGTGAGATTTGCGCCTGTGAGATTTGCGCCTGTGAGATTTGCCGCAGAAAGATTTGCACCAGACAAATTAGTTCCAGATAGATTTGCCCAAGAAAGATTAGCTTCTTGTAAATTAGCTTTAGATAAATCTGCGCCGACTAATTCTGCGCCAAAAAAGTTACTACGCCAAAAATTAGCTTCGGAAAGCATAGCATTTTGCAGACAAGCTCCGGCAAAATTAAGTAACATTAAGCTGTGGCGCGATCGCTCCCAAAAGGCGATCGGAGATAACACCGCAGTTCGCCCAATTAAAGTTAGTAATTGATCGGGATCGAATTCTTCAGGAAATGCGGGATCTCCACATGGCCAAAATGGAACTTGTCCTTCTCTTTGACAAGTACATAATAAGAGAAATACATTCAATCCGACAGCAGCATCTATTTGGAGAACGTTTAAAGTATTACCTAAAGATTTAAAATGGGAACGTGCGTTGTGAGCGATTCCTTCATCTAACCAGCGACCGCGACTATAGGAACGATAGAAACTATAAAGGCGTTCTGTAAGTACTTGAAAAGAAAAAGATTCGGGACTGCGTGCTTCTTCTCGACGTAACCTTTCGCCAATTAATTCTTCGATTTCTGGGCTAATAATGCCAAATCCTAATAAGTTATAAAGATGCTGAGCAACGCTAGCGGGAGAGTTCAGAGTAAAAATTGTTTCTCCGTAAGCATCAGCAACTTTTTGGGTAATCAATTTTAATTGTTGTGCGATCGCTTCCGCGCAGAGATATTCTCCTAATCTAGAATGGGAAAACTCGACAAAAATTTCTTTTGTTTCAGAACTGCCATTACTAGAATGAATGGAATCAAAATAATGGAAATAAAAAGGTGGTAATGGGTAATTAGGAAGTAAGTAATCCGCAAAATTAACTCCATTATTTTCTTCTATTTTTTCGGTAATTTTTGTGGTTAATTCTTGAGTTAATGGGTGAGAGTAACGACCGCTGTGAAGCAATGTTAAAGCACCTGTTTGCATTAATTGCCGCAATTCTTCAGGTGTGCGTCCTTGGAGTAAATTAGCGATCGCTTCTGAAGAGCGACAAGTACTAGACAAACTATCACCAAGCTTGGCTACTTGATCTCCGGGAGACATTCCATCGGGAGATTCACCTAGTAACCAACGACAAAGGCGATCGTAAATTTCAAATCGTAATTGCGAAAGTCTGCCCATTGGCAATAAACTTTCATCAATTCTGCCACAGCGATATAAAATTCCGATCAATAGTAATTTTAAAGGTTGATGGGCTAATGTCGCAAAACTTTTGACTTCCAAACGGAATTGAAATACACCACTTTGCTTTAAAAAAGTAAAGAAAGCTTGAGCTAAAGATTTAGATTGCAACTTAGACCAACGTTTAAACCATTCTTTCAGTTGTTCTTGGTCTAATTGCGTAATTGCCATCCGCTCAAAAGAAGCGGGTAAACTATGAGCTAAATTCCGCAAAATTGCCGATCGACAAGTAATAAAAATTTTGTGGCGAGGTCGTCCAGAAGCACCAGAAAACTGACGTTGAAAATCTTTTACTTGATCGAAAAAAGCCGAAAATTGGCGTTCCGCAACAGGTGAAGCTGGTAACTCATCCAAGCCATCTAAAATTAACAAACAGGGAGGATTTTGGGGAGAAAGCCAACCATCAGCACAAGTAAATTGAGCTAAAGGAAAAGCACTATCAAGAGTTTGGGTTAAACTTCTCCCTAAAGTAGCATCGCGCAATCGAATTACGATCGGCATCCAAGAAGGATAAGTTTCTTGAGCAATTTTCGCCGCCCACATTTGACAGAAACTAGTTTTCCCAGAACCACTTTCACCTTCAATAATGGCAACACTATCCAATTGCGACAATTGATTCATTGACCATTCCATTAAATCAACTGCTGAAGCAGAATTAGTTGGGGGATTAAAAGAATTTCCTTCGGTTGTGTAGCGTAACTTTGTTTCTAATTCTGTTTCTACTGGTGTAGCTTTTGGATTGACAAAAATATCTTTTAAAGCAAATAGTTCTCCTAAAAGCGGTTCTGATAAATCTTTTAGTAAACTAGCGCGATAGTTCTCTCGCAGTAAATCAATGCGAGTAGGAATAATTGGACTGGGAGTAGGAATAACAGAAAAAGTATGATCGTGATCGAGAAGTTCTAATTCTTCGCTGTCAGTGATAATCGGGGTTTCGATGTTATTGGCTAAATTACCTAAACGGACAAATCTTTGTAATTGTGCTAGAGGTAGAGGATTTTCAGCAATTACTGTAAGCAAATGTCCGGGAAGCGCGTATATTAAACGTTGGGCGATCAGTTTAGCGGGAATTTCTTCCAAGCCATTGCTGATAAACCAAGCGATCGCTAAATTATTCATCTGTTGAACTAAAAAAGATTCCCCAATTATGGAAAGTGCTTGTTCCGCTTGGGTATCTGTCAGTCTCCCCGGACGCAGGGTTTTAATTAAAGCTTGTAACTGAGGATCGGATAAAGTAGATAGCCGGGGATTATCAATCGTTGCGGTAATCGGTACACTTGCTCGATCTAACCAAGGTCGTTTGAGAATATTCTCCTGTTCTAAAATCTTCTGAAAAGCTTGAATATAAGCAATTTGGA
It encodes the following:
- a CDS encoding Fur family transcriptional regulator, translating into MSDLPNEGRLVNMQNQVTVKPIRSLEDALDKCQAMGMRLSRQRRFILELLWQEQEHLSAREIYNRLNQQGKDIGHTSVYQNLEALSAQGIIECIERSDGRLYGNISDSHSHVNCVDTNQILDVHIELPEEIIKLVEAQTGVKIIDYTINFFGYRAAESSES
- a CDS encoding pentapeptide repeat-containing protein; protein product: MSFSIRYWLTEHNIELSQLQTPEAQTAGIAFRMVQDMEVKSLTPFDISALTELLEQPLTIVWQQIEPISQLSVQLLRIWSRKRALKRNEGTWLAFQIAYIQAFQKILEQENILKRPWLDRASVPITATIDNPRLSTLSDPQLQALIKTLRPGRLTDTQAEQALSIIGESFLVQQMNNLAIAWFISNGLEEIPAKLIAQRLIYALPGHLLTVIAENPLPLAQLQRFVRLGNLANNIETPIITDSEELELLDHDHTFSVIPTPSPIIPTRIDLLRENYRASLLKDLSEPLLGELFALKDIFVNPKATPVETELETKLRYTTEGNSFNPPTNSASAVDLMEWSMNQLSQLDSVAIIEGESGSGKTSFCQMWAAKIAQETYPSWMPIVIRLRDATLGRSLTQTLDSAFPLAQFTCADGWLSPQNPPCLLILDGLDELPASPVAERQFSAFFDQVKDFQRQFSGASGRPRHKIFITCRSAILRNLAHSLPASFERMAITQLDQEQLKEWFKRWSKLQSKSLAQAFFTFLKQSGVFQFRLEVKSFATLAHQPLKLLLIGILYRCGRIDESLLPMGRLSQLRFEIYDRLCRWLLGESPDGMSPGDQVAKLGDSLSSTCRSSEAIANLLQGRTPEELRQLMQTGALTLLHSGRYSHPLTQELTTKITEKIEENNGVNFADYLLPNYPLPPFYFHYFDSIHSSNGSSETKEIFVEFSHSRLGEYLCAEAIAQQLKLITQKVADAYGETIFTLNSPASVAQHLYNLLGFGIISPEIEELIGERLRREEARSPESFSFQVLTERLYSFYRSYSRGRWLDEGIAHNARSHFKSLGNTLNVLQIDAAVGLNVFLLLCTCQREGQVPFWPCGDPAFPEEFDPDQLLTLIGRTAVLSPIAFWERSRHSLMLLNFAGACLQNAMLSEANFWRSNFFGAELVGADLSKANLQEANLSWANLSGTNLSGANLSAANLTGANLTGANLTGANLQLASLTNACLFEAKMEQEIRDLAEKSGALFSIQQYQACQLALANLDTSMRRNITSSANITFETVQPDSTLLVINDDSGDRTLIAHETDLDNDETMYLE